A single genomic interval of Takifugu flavidus isolate HTHZ2018 chromosome 19, ASM371156v2, whole genome shotgun sequence harbors:
- the fkbp3 gene encoding peptidyl-prolyl cis-trans isomerase FKBP3 has translation MAAEPTREWSDEQLKSDDLPKKDVIKFIQDNAAHSFLSEHKLLGNIKNVAKTAKKEQLIVAYNQLFESKRFKGTDPVEEVTEQVKAAKIEDKPKEVKTEVVDEGPPKYSKSVLKKGDKTNFPKKGDTVSCWYTGSLEDGTVFDTNIPAAARKKKQAKPLSFKVGLGRVIRGWDEALLTMSKGETARLEIDPEWAYGRKGLPDSKIPPNAKLIFEVELVSVD, from the exons ATGGCGGCGGAACCAACACGAGAATGGAGCGACGAGCAGCTCAAAAGTGACGATTTACCCAAAAAGGACGTGATAAAGTTCATTCAGGACAATGCGGCCCACTCG TTCCTCAGTGAGCATAAGTTGTTGGGAAACATCAAAAATGTGGCTAAAACGGCAAAGAAAGAACAGCTGATCGTTGCCTACAATCAACTCTTCGAGAGTAAA aGGTTTAAAGGCACGGATCCTGTTGAGGAAGTCACCGAGCAGGTGAAAGCTGCCAAAATCGAAGACAAGCCCAAAGAAGTCAAAACAGAAGTTGTGGATGAG GGTCCACCCAAGTACTCCAAGTCGGTGCTGAAAAAGGGCGACAAGACAAACTTTCCAAAGAAAGGAGACACTGTGAGCTGCTGGTACACCGGGTCCCTGGAGGACGGCACTGTGTTTGACACCAATATTCCCGCAG CGGCGAGAAAGAAAAAGCAAGCGAAGCCGCTGAGCTTCAAAGTCGGCCTGGGGAGAGTCATCCGAGGG TGGGACGAGGCCCTGCTGACTATGAGCAAGGGCGAAACGGCGAGATTGGAGATCGACCCGGAGTGGGCGTATGGGAGAAAAGGGCTCCCCGACTCCAA AATTCCTCCCAATGCAAAGCTGATTTTTGAAGTTGAACTGGTTTCTGTGGACTAG
- the faua gene encoding FAU ubiquitin like and ribosomal protein S30 fusion a, protein MQLFLRAQNTHTLEVTGQETVGEIKAHAESLEGLLAEDQVLLLNGCPLEDGVSLASCGVSEHCTLEVVGRLLGGKVHGSLARAGKVRGQTPKVDKQEKKKKKTGRAKRRIQYNRRFVNVVPTFGKKKGPNANS, encoded by the exons ATGCAGCTCTTCTTGCGTGCCCAGAACACTCACACCCTTGAGGTGACCGGACAGGAGACCGTTGGGGAGATCAAG gCTCATGCTGAGAGTCTGGAGGGTCTCCTCGCTGAGGACCAGGTGCTGTTGCTCAATGGGTGCCCACTGGAGGATGGTGTCTCTCTGGCATCCTGTGGAGTTTCAGAGCACTGCACCCTGGAAGTTGTTGGCAGGCTTCTCGGAG GCAAGGTTCACGGCTCTCTGGCCCGTGCTGGAAAAGTGAGGGGACAAACCCCCAAG GTTGacaagcaggagaagaagaaaaagaagactgGCCGTGCGAAGCGTCGCATCCAGTACAACAGACGCTTTGTCAATGTCGTCCCTACCTTTGGAAAGAAGAAGGGACCCAATGCTAACTCCTAG